One part of the Natronorubrum sediminis genome encodes these proteins:
- a CDS encoding helix-turn-helix domain-containing protein, translating to MTTIAELSLGADEFALGETLAQLPDVSISVESVVAEGPTRTMPLVWFSNVEREELEATLEADETVDDYQRLLEATEGGDWFYRLEYAEGVGSVCCAVYENGGTVLDAQVTDGQWTLRLLFLHRVELSETVSAMEDRGVRVDVRRMVEAGQDDDLETTAALTDPQQEAIAEAYRQGYYDVPRKISLEELASELGISHQALSERLRRANRVLASEQLENPTGELATE from the coding sequence ATGACGACGATCGCAGAACTCTCGCTCGGTGCCGACGAGTTCGCGCTCGGCGAGACGTTGGCACAATTGCCAGACGTGTCGATTTCCGTCGAAAGCGTCGTCGCCGAAGGACCGACGCGCACAATGCCACTCGTCTGGTTCTCGAACGTCGAACGAGAGGAACTCGAGGCGACGCTCGAGGCCGACGAGACGGTCGACGATTACCAACGGTTGCTCGAGGCGACCGAGGGTGGGGACTGGTTCTATCGGCTGGAATACGCAGAGGGCGTCGGCTCCGTCTGCTGTGCAGTCTACGAGAACGGGGGGACGGTTCTCGACGCACAGGTAACGGACGGCCAGTGGACGCTCCGACTACTCTTTCTTCACCGAGTGGAACTTTCGGAGACCGTCTCCGCGATGGAAGATCGAGGTGTGCGCGTCGATGTCCGTCGGATGGTCGAAGCCGGACAGGACGACGACCTCGAGACGACGGCAGCACTCACGGATCCACAACAGGAGGCGATTGCCGAAGCCTACCGCCAGGGCTACTACGACGTGCCGCGCAAGATTTCGCTCGAGGAACTGGCGAGTGAACTCGGGATCTCCCATCAGGCGCTCTCCGAACGGCTTCGTCGTGCGAATCGCGTGCTCGCGAGCGAACAACTCGAGAATCCGACGGGTGAACTAGCGACGGAGTAG